The Mycobacterium seoulense genome has a window encoding:
- a CDS encoding F0F1 ATP synthase subunit gamma → MAATLRELRGRIRSAGSIKKITKAQEMIATSRIGKAQARLEAARPYAFQITAMLTTLSSEAALDHPLLVEREEPKRAGVLVVSSDRGLCGAYNSSIFRRSEELFSLLREEGKTPVVYTVGRKALNYFKFRNWDITDSWTGFSEQPQYENAAEIASTLVDAFMKGAGDESQDDQGVDELHIVYSEFKSMMSQAAAAHRIAPLVVEYIEDQPEVRTLYSFEPDATTLFESLLPRYVTTRVYAALLESAASELASRQRAMKSATDNADDLIKELTLMANRERQAQITQEISEIVGGANALADAK, encoded by the coding sequence ATGGCTGCCACACTTCGCGAATTACGCGGCCGGATCCGTTCGGCGGGGTCGATCAAGAAGATCACCAAGGCCCAGGAGATGATTGCGACATCGCGCATCGGAAAGGCGCAGGCCCGGCTGGAAGCCGCCAGGCCCTACGCGTTTCAGATCACGGCGATGCTGACGACACTGTCTTCCGAAGCCGCCCTGGATCACCCCCTGTTGGTCGAGCGGGAGGAACCCAAGCGCGCCGGCGTCCTGGTGGTGTCGTCCGACCGTGGTCTGTGCGGCGCCTACAACTCCAGCATCTTCCGTCGCTCCGAGGAGCTGTTCTCCCTGCTGCGGGAGGAAGGTAAGACGCCGGTCGTGTACACGGTGGGCCGGAAGGCGCTGAACTACTTCAAGTTCCGCAACTGGGACATCACCGACTCATGGACGGGCTTCTCCGAGCAACCTCAGTACGAGAACGCCGCGGAGATCGCTTCGACCCTGGTCGATGCCTTCATGAAGGGTGCGGGCGACGAGTCGCAGGACGACCAGGGCGTCGACGAACTGCACATCGTCTACTCGGAGTTCAAGTCGATGATGTCGCAGGCGGCCGCGGCGCACCGGATCGCGCCCCTGGTGGTCGAGTACATCGAGGACCAACCGGAAGTGCGCACCCTGTATTCGTTCGAGCCGGACGCGACAACGCTTTTCGAGTCGCTACTGCCGCGGTACGTAACCACCCGCGTCTACGCCGCGCTACTCGAATCGGCGGCATCGGAGCTCGCGTCGCGCCAACGAGCGATGAAGTCGGCAACCGACAACGCGGACGACCTGATCAAGGAGCTGACGCTGATGGCGAACCGCGAGCGGCAGGCTCAGATCACCCAAGAGATCAGCGAAATCGTCGGTGGTGCAAACGCACTCGCCGACGCTAAGTAG